In a single window of the Acipenser ruthenus chromosome 8, fAciRut3.2 maternal haplotype, whole genome shotgun sequence genome:
- the LOC117405438 gene encoding tyrosinase isoform X1, producing MFLLKFIGFLAIFRSSYQQFPRACATAEALLSKECCPVWDGDASVCGESSRRGSCQDVSVTDAADGPQFPHSNVDDREKWPLVFYNRTCQCVGNFMGYNCGDCKFGFFGPNCDERRESIRRSIFQLTTAEKNKFIAYLNLAKNTVSTDYVIATGTYIQMNNGSTPMFRNISVYDLFVWMHYYASRDTLLGGSNNVWRDIDFAHEAPAFLPWHRVFLLLWEQGIRKLTGDQNFTVPYWDWRDAQDCDVCTDEYLGGRHPTNPNILSPASFFSSWQVICTKSEEYNRLETLCNGTGEGPILRNPGNHDRIRTPRLPTSAEVEFCLSLTEYETEPMDKFANMSFRNTLEGFADPSDGMANRARSTLHNSLHIFMNGSMSQVQGSANDPIFVLHHVFVDSIFEQWLRRHQPVGAAYPAANAPIGHNHGYHMVPFIPLYRNGDFFLSSRELGYDYAYLLEPGQRFLEEFLAPYLDQARQIWQWLLAAGILGALVAAILVLSVVLTCRKRKRRRSSYEERQPLLHDSDESQNLNYQTTL from the exons atgtttcttttaaagtttattggCTTTTTAGCTATTTTCCGCTCTTCTTACCAACAGTTCCCAAGAGCGTGTGCTACAGCCGAAGCCCTCCTAAGCAAAGAGTGCTGTCCAGTTTGGGATGGGGACGCATCTGTTTGCGGGGAGAGCTCTAGAAGAGGCTCTTGCCAAGATGTTTCTGTCACAGATGCCGCGGACGGGCCCCAGTTCCCACACTCTAATGTCGATGACAGAGAGAAGTGGCCCTTGGTGTTTTACAACAGGACTTGTCAGTGCGTTGGCAACTTTATGGGCTACAACTGCGGTGATTGCAAGTTCGGCTTCTTTGGACCCAACTGCGACGAGAGAAGAGAGTCCATTCGAAGGAGTATTTTCCAGCTAACcacagctgaaaaaaataaattcatagcGTACCTAAATTTGGCTAAGAATACTGTCAGTACAGATTATGTAATAGCTACTGGCACCTACATACAAATGAACAACGGGTCCACCCCAATGTTTAGAAACATCAGTGTTTATGACCTGTTTGTATGGATGCACTACTACGCGTCTAGGGACACTTTGCTTGGTGGGTCCAATAATGTATGGAGGGATATCGATTTCGCCCACGAAGCCCCAGCGTTTTTGCCTTGGCACCGAGTGTTTCTGCTGCTCTGGGAGCAAGGTATACGAAAGTTGACGGGAGACCAGAACTTCACTGTTCCTTATTGGGACTGGAGAGACGCGCAGGACTGTGATGTATGCACTGATGAGTATCTGGGAGGTCGTCATCCCACCAACCCCAATATTCTCAGTCCAGCTTCATTCTTCTCTTCTTGGCAG GTAATTTGCACAAAATCCGAGGAGTACAACAGGTTAGAGACTTTATGTAACGGGACTGGTGAAGGGCCCATTCTGCGTAACCCAGGCAACCATGACAGGATCAGAACACCCAGGCTGCCTACATCTGCGGAGGTGGAATTCTGTTTGAGTCTGACAGAGTATGAAACTGAACCCATGGATAAGTTTGCAAACATGAGCTTCAGGAACACCTTGGAAG GTTTTGCAGATCCTTCTGATGGCATGGCCAACAGAGCACGGAGCACCTTACACAACTCGCTTCACATCTTCATGAATGGCTCCATGTCTCAAGTCCAAGGATCGGCTAACGACCCGATCTTTGTGCTTCATCATGTGTTCGTCGACAG CATCTTTGAGCAGTGGCTGAGGAGACACCAGCCTGTGGGAGCGGCCTACCCTGCAGCTAACGCACCAATCGGACACAACCATGGCTATCACATGGTCCCGTTTATTCCGCTGTACAGGAACGGTGATTTCTTCCTTTCGTCGCGGGAGCTGGGATATGATTATGCTTATTTGTTGGAGCCAG GACAAAGGTTCCTGGAGGAGTTTTTGGCACCATACCTGGATCAAGCACGGCAGATCTGGCAGTGGCTGCTAGCAGCTGGGATACTCGGGGCGTtggtggcggccatcttggtCTTGTCAGTCGTGCTGACCTGTCGCAAGAGGAAGAGGAGAAGGTCCTCTTATGAAGAGAGACAGCCTCTGCTCCACGACAGTGATGAGAGCCAGAACCTCAATTACCAAACTACACTGTGA
- the LOC117405438 gene encoding tyrosinase isoform X2: MFLLKFIGFLAIFRSSYQQFPRACATAEALLSKECCPVWDGDASVCGESSRRGSCQDVSVTDAADGPQFPHSNVDDREKWPLVFYNRTCQCVGNFMGYNCGDCKFGFFGPNCDERRESIRRSIFQLTTAEKNKFIAYLNLAKNTVSTDYVIATGTYIQMNNGSTPMFRNISVYDLFVWMHYYASRDTLLGGSNNVWRDIDFAHEAPAFLPWHRVFLLLWEQGIRKLTGDQNFTVPYWDWRDAQDCDVCTDEYLGGRHPTNPNILSPASFFSSWQVICTKSEEYNRLETLCNGTGEGPILRNPGNHDRIRTPRLPTSAEVEFCLSLTEYETEPMDKFANMSFRNTLEGFADPSDGMANRARSTLHNSLHIFMNGSMSQVQGSANDPIFVLHHVFVDRTKVPGGVFGTIPGSSTADLAVAASSWDTRGVGGGHLGLVSRADLSQEEEEKVLL; this comes from the exons atgtttcttttaaagtttattggCTTTTTAGCTATTTTCCGCTCTTCTTACCAACAGTTCCCAAGAGCGTGTGCTACAGCCGAAGCCCTCCTAAGCAAAGAGTGCTGTCCAGTTTGGGATGGGGACGCATCTGTTTGCGGGGAGAGCTCTAGAAGAGGCTCTTGCCAAGATGTTTCTGTCACAGATGCCGCGGACGGGCCCCAGTTCCCACACTCTAATGTCGATGACAGAGAGAAGTGGCCCTTGGTGTTTTACAACAGGACTTGTCAGTGCGTTGGCAACTTTATGGGCTACAACTGCGGTGATTGCAAGTTCGGCTTCTTTGGACCCAACTGCGACGAGAGAAGAGAGTCCATTCGAAGGAGTATTTTCCAGCTAACcacagctgaaaaaaataaattcatagcGTACCTAAATTTGGCTAAGAATACTGTCAGTACAGATTATGTAATAGCTACTGGCACCTACATACAAATGAACAACGGGTCCACCCCAATGTTTAGAAACATCAGTGTTTATGACCTGTTTGTATGGATGCACTACTACGCGTCTAGGGACACTTTGCTTGGTGGGTCCAATAATGTATGGAGGGATATCGATTTCGCCCACGAAGCCCCAGCGTTTTTGCCTTGGCACCGAGTGTTTCTGCTGCTCTGGGAGCAAGGTATACGAAAGTTGACGGGAGACCAGAACTTCACTGTTCCTTATTGGGACTGGAGAGACGCGCAGGACTGTGATGTATGCACTGATGAGTATCTGGGAGGTCGTCATCCCACCAACCCCAATATTCTCAGTCCAGCTTCATTCTTCTCTTCTTGGCAG GTAATTTGCACAAAATCCGAGGAGTACAACAGGTTAGAGACTTTATGTAACGGGACTGGTGAAGGGCCCATTCTGCGTAACCCAGGCAACCATGACAGGATCAGAACACCCAGGCTGCCTACATCTGCGGAGGTGGAATTCTGTTTGAGTCTGACAGAGTATGAAACTGAACCCATGGATAAGTTTGCAAACATGAGCTTCAGGAACACCTTGGAAG GTTTTGCAGATCCTTCTGATGGCATGGCCAACAGAGCACGGAGCACCTTACACAACTCGCTTCACATCTTCATGAATGGCTCCATGTCTCAAGTCCAAGGATCGGCTAACGACCCGATCTTTGTGCTTCATCATGTGTTCGTCGACAG GACAAAGGTTCCTGGAGGAGTTTTTGGCACCATACCTGGATCAAGCACGGCAGATCTGGCAGTGGCTGCTAGCAGCTGGGATACTCGGGGCGTtggtggcggccatcttggtCTTGTCAGTCGTGCTGACCTGTCGCAAGAGGAAGAGGAGAAGGTCCTCTTATGA